In a single window of the Geotrypetes seraphini chromosome 11, aGeoSer1.1, whole genome shotgun sequence genome:
- the NTPCR gene encoding cancer-related nucleoside-triphosphatase, with product MYKHVFLTGPPGVGKTTLVQKSIEILKSSGIPVEGFYTEEVRQGGRRTGFDIVTLSGQRGPLSRVGYESSSGRCEHWVGQYVVDVVSFEQLAIPVLRNTDLGSGTRSKVCVIDEVGKMELFSQAFIQAVRQTLDGSGIVILGTIPIPKGKPLGLVEDIRNRRDVKMFTVTKENRDSILQDVVTTVQNCTK from the exons ATGTACAAACACGTTTTCCTAACCGGGCCACCAG GAGTTGGAAAAACAACTTTAGTTCAGAAAAGCATTGAAATTCTAAAATCCTCTGGTATTCCTGTGGAAGGATTTTACACAGAAGAAGTGAGACAAGGTGGAAGGAGAACTGGATTTGACATTGTCACTCTGTCTGGACAACGAGGACCTTTATCTAGAGTTGG GTACGAGTCTTCCTCTGGTAGATGTGAGCATTGGGTTGGGCAGTATGTAGTAGACGTTGTGTCTTTTGAGCAGTTGGCTATTCCAGTGCTTAGAAAC ACTGACCTAGGCAGTGGTACAAGGTCAAAGGTTTGTGTGATAGATGAGGTTGGTAAAATGGAGCTCTTCAGCCAAGCTTTTATTCAGGCTGTACGTCAGACTCTTGATGGCTCaggaattgtgatactgggaacCATCCCAATTCCTAAAGGAAAGCCTCTGGGCCTTGTAGAAGATATAAGAAACAGAAGAGATGTTAAAATGTTTACC GTTACCAAAGAAAACAGAGACAGCATTTTGCAAGATGTTGTGACAACAGTGCAGAACTGCACCAAGTAA
- the LOC117345872 gene encoding P2Y purinoceptor 1-like, whose protein sequence is MKVEDLTVESPNASLHQCPVNKDFTNRFLPAVYLLAFLIGVVANCLGLWSLGASWRKWSSLNVLVLNLGLADLLYAITLPFFVSYYLNGSVWSFGSGFCRLARCLFQLNLYASIGFLACISAQRYLGIVHPLAMMGRLQTLRPAVFLSALVWLWVLVQILPDLWFSKTDANRTQCHDSTGDEDLEAYRPYTLVITLSGFVLPFLVILGCYSRVLAVLRRNTNVDPNLKARSINLVVIVLVLFSVCFFPYHVFRNLNLMSRVWQLEGTCTQTLKNLYLSYQITRGLACLNSAINPLVYLVTNENIVSRVRTFRQRAWQSFIYLGVRTQSPLQDAGCEDLSEGL, encoded by the coding sequence ATGAAGGTGGAGGACCTCACCGTCGAGTCCCCCAATGCCAGTCTCCACCAGTGCCCGGTGAACAAAGACTTCACCAACCGCTTCCTGCCCGCCGTCTATCTGCTCGCCTTCCTGATCGGGGTGGTGGCCAACTGCCTGGGCTTGTGGAGCCTCGGCGCCAGCTGGAGGAAGTGGAGCAGCCTGAACGTGCTGGTGCTCAACCTGGGGCTGGCCGACCTCCTCTATGCCATCACGTTGCCCTTCTTCGTCTCCTACTACCTGAACGGCTCGGTGTGGTCCTTCGGCTCGGGCTTCTGCCGGCTGGCCCGCTGCCTCTTCCAGCTCAACCTCTACGCCAGCATCGGCTTCCTGGCATGCATCAGTGCCCAGCGCTACCTGGGCATCGTGCACCCCCTGGCCATGATGGGCCGATTGCAGACCCTGCGCCCCGCCGTCTTCCTCAGTGCCCTGGTCTGGCTCTGGGTGCTCGTCCAGATCCTCCCCGACCTCTGGTTCTCCAAAACCGACGCCAACCGCACGCAGTGCCACGACTCGACCGGGGACGAGGACCTGGAGGCGTACCGGCCCTACACCCTGGTCATCACCCTCAGCGGCTTCGTGCTGCCCTTCTTGGTCATCCTGGGCTGCTACTCGCGGGTCCTGGCGGTGCTGCGCAGAAACACCAACGTGGACCCCAACCTGAAGGCGCGGAGCATCAACTTGGTCGTGATCGTCTTGGTCCTGTTCTCCGTTTGCTTCTTCCCTTACCACGTTTTTCGCAACCTCAACCTGATGTCCAGGGTTTGGCAGCTCGAAGGAACTTGCACCCAGACCTTGAAGAACCTCTATCTGTCCTATCAGATTACCCGAGGGTTGGCCTGTCTCAACAGTGCCATTAACCCTCTGGTCTACCTGGTGACTAACGAGAACATCGTGTCAAGGGTGAGGACGTTTCGGCAGAGAGCCTGGCAGTCCTTCATCTACTTAGGGGTTAGGACTCAAAGTCCACTGCAGGATGCGGGCTGTGAAGATCTTTCTGAGGGGCTTTAG